The following are encoded in a window of Staphylospora marina genomic DNA:
- a CDS encoding bifunctional 3,4-dihydroxy-2-butanone-4-phosphate synthase/GTP cyclohydrolase II → MTWSKIEEALADLKAGKMVIVVDDEDRENEGDLVALAEKATPEVINFMITHGRGLVCVPMTEERARELDLPLMVTRNTDRHGTAFTVSVDAQNTTTGISAYERSDTIFQLIDPAKGPDDFRRPGHVFPLVARPGGVLRRAGHTEAAVDLARLCGAYPAGVICEIIKEDGSMARVPDLIEMADKFGLKMITIQDLIEYRRRKETLIERVAEVRMPTDFGEFTMVGYSNQVDHKEHVAFVKGTIDPEKPVLVRVHSECLTGDVFGSQRCDCGPQLHAALRRISEEGMGVLLYMRQEGRGIGLLNKLKAYKLQEEGLDTVEANLRLGFKDDLRDYGIGAQILRDLGVRKMRLMTNNPRKITGLKGYGLEVTEVVPIELPPNKNNRKYMETKKEKLGHLLHL, encoded by the coding sequence ATGACCTGGAGCAAGATCGAAGAAGCGCTGGCCGATTTGAAGGCGGGGAAAATGGTCATCGTCGTGGATGACGAGGACCGGGAAAACGAAGGAGATCTCGTCGCGCTTGCGGAAAAGGCAACGCCGGAAGTGATCAATTTCATGATCACGCACGGACGCGGCCTGGTTTGCGTGCCGATGACCGAGGAGCGGGCACGGGAACTGGACTTGCCCCTGATGGTGACCCGCAACACCGACCGTCACGGGACGGCGTTCACCGTTTCCGTCGACGCGCAGAACACCACCACCGGCATTTCCGCCTATGAACGATCCGACACCATTTTCCAATTGATCGATCCGGCCAAAGGTCCGGACGATTTCCGGCGCCCGGGACATGTGTTTCCGCTGGTGGCCCGTCCCGGCGGTGTTCTTCGCCGCGCCGGTCACACGGAAGCAGCCGTGGATCTCGCACGGTTGTGCGGCGCTTATCCCGCCGGAGTGATCTGTGAAATCATCAAGGAAGACGGGTCCATGGCCCGCGTTCCGGATCTCATCGAAATGGCGGACAAATTCGGATTGAAGATGATCACCATTCAGGATTTGATCGAATACCGTCGACGCAAGGAAACGCTGATCGAGCGGGTGGCGGAAGTGCGCATGCCGACCGACTTCGGCGAGTTTACCATGGTGGGCTATTCCAACCAGGTGGATCACAAGGAGCATGTGGCGTTCGTCAAAGGAACCATCGATCCGGAAAAACCGGTGTTGGTCCGCGTCCATTCCGAGTGTCTCACCGGCGATGTGTTCGGTTCGCAGCGATGCGACTGCGGCCCGCAGTTGCACGCGGCGCTTCGTCGCATTTCCGAAGAGGGAATGGGAGTGCTCCTGTACATGCGACAGGAGGGACGCGGCATCGGACTGTTGAACAAGTTAAAGGCATACAAGTTGCAGGAAGAAGGCCTGGATACGGTGGAAGCCAATCTCAGGCTCGGCTTCAAGGACGATCTTCGGGATTACGGGATCGGGGCACAGATTTTGCGTGATCTGGGAGTCCGCAAGATGCGTTTGATGACGAACAATCCGCGCAAAATCACCGGTCTGAAAGGTTATGGCCTGGAAGTGACCGAGGTGGTTCCGATCGAGCTTCCGCCCAACAAGAACAACCGCAAATACATGGAGACGAAAAAGGAAAAGCTCGGACATCTCTTGCATCTGTGA
- the scpB gene encoding SMC-Scp complex subunit ScpB: MTQDMKAVIEGLLFAAGEEGLSLKELSDITGLSKHQVEQLIHELRVDAKQMGRGIQIVKVAQVYQMATLPEHSPYFEKLAQAPTRSQLSRAALETLAIIAYRQPITRMEIEEIRGVKSERVIQVLQRKGLIRETGRAEGAGRPILYGTTREFLDYFGLNHIDELPPADSIFTWQEWEEERQDLFRRLGVESAEPEFGEAADELGEETGDFGKETDEAERVEL, encoded by the coding sequence ATGACGCAGGACATGAAAGCTGTGATTGAGGGACTCCTGTTCGCGGCCGGGGAAGAGGGCCTCAGCCTGAAAGAGTTGTCGGACATCACCGGGCTTTCCAAACACCAGGTGGAACAGCTGATCCACGAGCTTCGGGTCGACGCAAAACAAATGGGGCGCGGTATCCAAATCGTCAAGGTCGCCCAGGTGTACCAAATGGCCACGCTTCCGGAGCATTCCCCTTATTTTGAGAAATTGGCCCAGGCTCCCACCAGATCCCAGCTGTCCCGTGCGGCATTGGAGACGCTGGCCATCATCGCATACCGTCAACCGATCACTCGCATGGAAATTGAAGAGATCCGCGGAGTCAAGTCAGAACGGGTCATCCAGGTTCTCCAACGAAAGGGACTGATCCGGGAGACGGGACGTGCCGAGGGGGCAGGTCGGCCCATTCTGTACGGCACCACCCGGGAATTTCTTGATTATTTCGGACTCAATCACATTGATGAACTTCCTCCGGCCGATTCCATTTTCACTTGGCAGGAGTGGGAGGAAGAGCGGCAAGACCTGTTCCGGCGCCTTGGCGTGGAGTCGGCAGAACCCGAATTCGGGGAAGCAGCCGACGAACTCGGGGAAGAAACAGGCGATTTCGGGAAGGAAACAGACGAAGCGGAACGGGTTGAATTGTGA
- a CDS encoding spore maturation protein has product MVEVVSWISRMMIPSILVLIPLYAVMRKVPVYESFVEGAKEGFPTAVSIIPHLVGMMVAVSVFRETGALEFYLKFLSPLFSWLHIPMEVVPIGLLRPISGTGSLAFVESVMRTYGPDSFLGKLAATIQGSTDTTLYVLTVYFGAVGIRRSLYALKVGLWADLAGFLASWIICSLMFL; this is encoded by the coding sequence ATGGTGGAAGTGGTCTCATGGATTTCCAGAATGATGATTCCGTCCATACTTGTACTCATCCCCCTTTACGCCGTCATGCGCAAAGTTCCGGTGTATGAGAGCTTTGTGGAGGGAGCGAAAGAAGGATTCCCCACGGCCGTGTCCATCATTCCCCATCTTGTCGGGATGATGGTGGCCGTCTCCGTCTTCCGGGAGACGGGGGCGCTTGAGTTTTACCTGAAGTTTTTGTCTCCCCTGTTTTCGTGGCTCCATATTCCGATGGAAGTGGTGCCCATCGGATTGCTCCGTCCGATCTCCGGAACCGGCTCGCTGGCTTTCGTGGAGAGTGTGATGCGCACGTACGGTCCCGACTCGTTTCTGGGCAAGCTGGCGGCAACCATTCAGGGCAGCACGGACACCACTCTCTATGTACTGACGGTATATTTTGGAGCGGTGGGCATCAGGCGTTCCCTCTATGCCCTGAAAGTGGGGTTGTGGGCCGATCTTGCCGGATTCCTGGCATCGTGGATCATTTGTTCCCTGATGTTCCTGTGA
- a CDS encoding D-alanyl-D-alanine carboxypeptidase family protein: MKRWLCRVLGPVVALGMILQPGHAAATEPDESTPDLAPGARAAILVDAGTGRVLYQKRADEPMPIASLTKIMTAILAIEHGKLDELVTVGPNAVGVEGSSIYLKEGEKIPLETLLYGLMLRSGNDAAVAIAEHIGGSVEGFVWMMNEKAEFLGLEQTHFANPHGLDAEGHHSSARDLATLTAYALKNPVFSQIVSTEVKTVPWPGEQWHRKFYNKNKMLRFYRWADGVKTGFTKKARRTLVSSATKDGRRLITVTLNDGDDWKDSMMMFEYGFNRFETVSILKKGQRVGGKSLKKGDRRIDVVAGADFSWPLTQEEKGLVSVEPIVSFPLERVEKSGMQVGTARVFVKGEQVGSIPLISRFSDEPTVMGHWKHVLALMIGRGGWR, encoded by the coding sequence GTGAAGCGATGGTTATGCCGGGTGTTGGGACCCGTTGTGGCACTCGGAATGATCTTGCAGCCGGGGCATGCGGCCGCGACTGAACCGGATGAATCCACTCCCGATCTGGCACCCGGAGCCCGGGCGGCCATCCTGGTTGACGCGGGAACCGGACGGGTGTTGTACCAAAAACGGGCCGATGAACCGATGCCGATCGCCAGCCTGACGAAAATCATGACGGCCATCCTGGCCATCGAACACGGCAAGCTGGATGAATTGGTAACGGTCGGGCCGAATGCCGTCGGCGTGGAAGGATCATCGATCTATCTGAAAGAAGGCGAAAAAATTCCGCTGGAAACCCTGCTTTACGGGCTGATGCTCAGATCGGGGAACGATGCCGCCGTCGCCATCGCCGAACACATCGGAGGCTCCGTGGAAGGGTTTGTCTGGATGATGAATGAAAAAGCGGAATTTTTGGGACTGGAACAAACACATTTCGCCAATCCGCACGGGTTGGACGCGGAAGGACATCATTCTTCGGCAAGGGATTTGGCGACACTGACGGCATACGCACTGAAAAACCCCGTTTTCAGTCAAATCGTTTCCACCGAAGTGAAGACGGTGCCGTGGCCGGGAGAACAATGGCATCGGAAGTTTTACAACAAAAACAAGATGCTTCGCTTTTATCGCTGGGCGGACGGAGTGAAAACGGGATTCACCAAAAAGGCGCGACGCACGCTGGTTTCCTCGGCGACCAAGGACGGACGTCGGTTGATCACGGTCACGCTCAATGACGGAGACGACTGGAAAGACTCGATGATGATGTTTGAATACGGGTTCAACCGGTTCGAAACGGTGTCCATTCTCAAAAAAGGACAACGGGTCGGCGGAAAGTCACTGAAGAAGGGGGATCGACGGATCGACGTGGTGGCGGGTGCGGATTTTTCCTGGCCGCTCACTCAGGAAGAAAAAGGGCTTGTCAGCGTGGAACCCATTGTGTCTTTTCCGCTTGAACGGGTGGAGAAAAGCGGCATGCAAGTGGGAACGGCCCGCGTTTTCGTCAAAGGAGAGCAGGTGGGATCGATTCCTCTGATCAGCCGGTTCAGTGATGAACCGACCGTCATGGGGCATTGGAAGCATGTGCTTGCGCTGATGATCGGAAGGGGAGGATGGCGGTGA
- the ribE gene encoding 6,7-dimethyl-8-ribityllumazine synthase, producing the protein MPNILEGSLVATGLRFGIVVSRFNAFITEKLLEGALDGLRRHGADDSDIDVAWVPGAFEIGLVADKMAASGKYDAVIALGCVIRGATTHYDYVCNEAAKGVARASVSHGLPVIFGVITTETIEQAIERAGTKAGNKGWEAATAAIETANLIRRLEG; encoded by the coding sequence ATGCCCAACATTTTGGAAGGATCACTGGTTGCGACGGGACTTCGTTTCGGCATTGTCGTCAGCCGGTTCAATGCATTCATCACCGAAAAGCTGTTGGAGGGAGCCCTCGACGGACTGCGCCGCCACGGAGCGGACGACTCGGACATCGACGTGGCTTGGGTGCCCGGTGCTTTTGAAATCGGCCTGGTTGCCGACAAGATGGCCGCCTCCGGCAAATATGACGCCGTCATCGCGCTGGGATGCGTCATTCGCGGAGCCACCACCCACTATGACTACGTGTGCAACGAAGCAGCCAAGGGAGTGGCCCGGGCGTCGGTCAGTCACGGGTTGCCGGTGATTTTCGGAGTCATCACGACCGAAACGATCGAACAGGCGATCGAACGCGCGGGAACCAAAGCCGGCAACAAAGGCTGGGAAGCCGCGACGGCAGCCATCGAGACAGCCAATCTGATCCGTCGGCTGGAAGGCTGA
- the ribD gene encoding bifunctional diaminohydroxyphosphoribosylaminopyrimidine deaminase/5-amino-6-(5-phosphoribosylamino)uracil reductase RibD, which produces MTVRSHEDWMRVALELAKATEGQTSPNPMVGAVVVRQGHMIGSGAHLGAGTPHAEVHALHQAGDLARGATLYVTLEPCCHHGRTPPCTERIISSGVARVMVGAKDPDIRVSGRGIARLREAGIEVVTGVLEEDCLKLNEAYFHHRRTGKPLVTLKTAMTLDGKIATAGGDSKWITCEASREYVHELRHRHDAILVGVDTVLADNPKLTTRLKPGGISPLRVILDSRLRMSLEAAVTDVSDAPTWIFTTNRADPVRIRQFQDKGVRVTVTGDGPRVDVGAVLSELGRAGILSVLVEGGGQINASFVADRHVNRVIAFIAPKILGGKESPTPVEGKSPERMAEALKLTNIRVMRFEDDICITGEVEETS; this is translated from the coding sequence ATGACGGTGAGGAGTCATGAGGATTGGATGCGGGTGGCTTTGGAACTGGCCAAGGCAACGGAGGGGCAGACTTCTCCCAACCCGATGGTCGGAGCCGTGGTGGTTCGACAGGGACACATGATCGGGAGCGGAGCCCATCTCGGCGCGGGGACTCCCCATGCGGAGGTTCATGCCCTCCATCAAGCCGGGGATCTTGCCCGAGGGGCCACGCTGTATGTCACGTTGGAACCGTGTTGCCATCACGGACGCACCCCTCCTTGCACCGAACGCATCATTTCTTCCGGTGTGGCCCGGGTGATGGTCGGTGCAAAGGATCCGGACATCCGGGTGTCCGGCCGGGGCATTGCACGTCTGCGTGAAGCGGGCATTGAAGTGGTGACCGGTGTCCTGGAAGAGGATTGTCTCAAATTGAATGAGGCCTACTTCCACCATCGGCGGACCGGGAAGCCGCTTGTCACCCTCAAGACGGCCATGACCCTGGACGGCAAAATCGCCACCGCCGGCGGTGACAGCAAATGGATCACATGCGAGGCTTCCCGTGAATATGTGCATGAATTGCGCCACCGGCATGATGCGATACTGGTCGGAGTGGATACGGTGTTGGCCGACAATCCGAAGCTGACCACCCGTCTGAAACCGGGAGGCATCTCTCCTCTTCGCGTCATCCTTGACAGCCGGCTTCGCATGTCGCTGGAAGCGGCGGTGACGGATGTGTCGGATGCCCCCACTTGGATCTTCACCACCAACCGCGCGGATCCCGTGCGGATCCGGCAATTTCAGGACAAGGGAGTTCGCGTCACGGTGACCGGGGACGGTCCGCGTGTCGATGTCGGGGCGGTTCTCTCCGAATTGGGGAGAGCAGGCATTTTGTCCGTGCTGGTGGAAGGCGGCGGCCAAATCAACGCTTCGTTCGTGGCGGACCGGCATGTGAACAGGGTGATCGCGTTCATCGCTCCCAAGATCCTTGGCGGAAAAGAAAGTCCCACTCCCGTGGAAGGCAAGAGCCCCGAACGGATGGCCGAAGCGCTGAAGCTGACCAACATCCGGGTCATGCGCTTTGAAGATGACATCTGCATCACCGGAGAAGTGGAAGAAACAAGCTGA
- a CDS encoding segregation and condensation protein A: MDVKIKLDMFEGPLDLLLHLIDKAEVDIYQVPIARITDQYMAILEEAKEMELEIASEFLVMAATLLAIKSRMLLPRQEPVEEMLMESEEEDWFVDPRTELVERLLEYKRYKRLGEVLRQREEERSKIYSRPAMDLTPYTPRIHPLEGLTPDDLLNAFVEALKNRKPPEPMTKVAREEISVSDRMEQIHQLLLKEGQLLFSRLLDFDSLTKERVITTFLALLELMKVKKIFCRQARLFGDILIEPVNGEGRPA; this comes from the coding sequence GTGGATGTCAAAATCAAGCTTGACATGTTCGAAGGTCCGTTGGACCTTCTTCTTCACTTGATCGACAAGGCGGAAGTGGACATTTATCAGGTTCCGATCGCGCGAATCACGGATCAGTACATGGCGATTCTCGAGGAAGCCAAGGAAATGGAGCTGGAGATCGCCAGCGAATTTCTGGTGATGGCGGCGACGCTTCTGGCCATCAAAAGCCGGATGTTGCTTCCGCGTCAGGAACCCGTTGAGGAAATGTTGATGGAAAGCGAAGAGGAAGACTGGTTTGTGGACCCGCGCACCGAATTGGTGGAACGGCTTCTTGAGTACAAGAGGTACAAACGCTTGGGGGAGGTGTTGCGCCAGAGGGAGGAGGAGCGCAGCAAGATCTATTCCCGTCCTGCCATGGACCTCACCCCCTACACTCCCCGGATTCATCCGCTGGAAGGATTGACTCCGGATGATTTGTTGAACGCGTTTGTCGAAGCGCTCAAAAACCGGAAACCGCCTGAGCCGATGACCAAGGTGGCGCGGGAGGAGATTTCCGTCAGCGACCGGATGGAACAGATCCATCAGCTGCTGCTGAAGGAAGGCCAGTTGTTGTTTTCACGGCTTTTGGATTTCGACTCCTTGACCAAAGAGCGGGTGATTACCACGTTCCTGGCATTGCTGGAGCTGATGAAAGTAAAGAAAATCTTTTGCAGACAGGCCCGATTGTTTGGTGACATCCTGATCGAGCCGGTGAACGGGGAGGGAAGACCGGCATGA
- the ytfJ gene encoding GerW family sporulation protein — MAEHPIQGLMTTAMESIREMVDVNTIIGEPVETGGHVIIPISKVGFGFAAGGSEFTGIRDESGSDRGGDDRRYGGREDQDNGEGHGKFPFGGGSGGGVSITPVGFIVMGDCGVKLISMDTQTHLFDRLIDMAPNVLEQLKGLSRKRRERDDFY; from the coding sequence ATGGCAGAACATCCCATTCAGGGCCTGATGACAACCGCGATGGAAAGCATCCGTGAGATGGTGGATGTGAACACCATCATCGGAGAACCCGTGGAAACCGGAGGACACGTGATCATTCCGATCTCCAAAGTGGGCTTCGGTTTTGCCGCGGGGGGCAGCGAGTTTACCGGAATCCGTGATGAATCCGGTTCGGACCGGGGCGGTGATGACCGCCGGTACGGTGGCCGGGAAGATCAAGACAACGGAGAAGGACACGGCAAATTCCCGTTCGGGGGCGGAAGCGGGGGAGGCGTGTCCATCACTCCGGTCGGTTTTATCGTCATGGGCGATTGCGGCGTGAAACTGATCAGCATGGACACCCAGACCCATCTGTTCGACCGGTTGATCGACATGGCCCCGAATGTTCTCGAGCAACTGAAAGGTCTTTCCCGGAAACGGAGAGAAAGAGATGATTTCTATTGA
- a CDS encoding superoxide dismutase family protein — protein MFLNPGETAWYSQRGRLALARIRGGPLAPNLRGSVWFVAVPGGTEVRVEVRGLPRYRPARGGQPPVGPHGFHIHERGDCSTGNSSDPFQAAGNHWNPDNQPHGNHAGDFPMLFSNNGLARMTFFTDRFRVPDVIGKSVIIHENPDDYRSQPSGNSGRRLGCGVIREV, from the coding sequence ATGTTTTTGAATCCCGGTGAGACGGCGTGGTACAGTCAACGCGGGCGCCTTGCCCTCGCACGGATTCGCGGCGGTCCGCTTGCCCCGAATCTGCGCGGCTCCGTCTGGTTTGTGGCGGTCCCCGGCGGTACGGAAGTGCGCGTGGAGGTGAGAGGACTTCCCCGTTATCGTCCCGCCCGCGGAGGACAACCTCCCGTGGGGCCCCACGGATTTCACATTCATGAAAGGGGCGACTGCAGCACGGGAAATTCCAGCGATCCGTTTCAAGCGGCCGGCAACCACTGGAATCCTGACAACCAGCCGCACGGAAACCACGCCGGAGACTTCCCCATGTTGTTTTCCAACAACGGGCTGGCGCGAATGACCTTCTTCACCGACCGTTTCCGGGTGCCGGACGTGATCGGAAAATCCGTCATCATTCACGAGAATCCGGATGATTACCGCAGCCAACCTTCCGGAAACTCCGGCAGACGGCTGGGTTGCGGAGTGATCCGGGAAGTTTGA
- a CDS encoding nucleoside recognition domain-containing protein, whose amino-acid sequence MIHYIWIFMIASGVVAAAFQGNMDVVTQAALNGAKEAVAVCIGLISILVFWLGMMRIAQDAGLLDKLARLLRPVARFLFPGVPENHPAMGYILSNMSANLFGLGNAATPMGLKAMEELQKLNPDPRTATPAMCTLLALNTSGLTLIPTTIIGIRMKHGSVDPTDIIGPTILATFVATTLAVLLDRYYRNRTFDAHGRLKK is encoded by the coding sequence GTGATTCACTATATCTGGATTTTCATGATCGCCAGCGGTGTGGTGGCGGCCGCCTTCCAGGGAAACATGGATGTGGTGACGCAGGCTGCGTTGAACGGAGCCAAGGAAGCCGTGGCAGTCTGCATCGGATTGATCAGCATTCTGGTGTTCTGGCTCGGCATGATGCGGATCGCGCAAGATGCGGGATTGCTGGATAAGCTGGCCCGGCTGCTCAGACCGGTGGCGCGGTTTCTCTTTCCCGGGGTCCCGGAAAACCATCCGGCGATGGGATACATCCTGTCCAACATGAGCGCCAATCTGTTCGGACTGGGCAATGCGGCCACGCCCATGGGATTGAAGGCCATGGAAGAACTGCAAAAACTGAATCCCGATCCCAGGACGGCCACACCGGCCATGTGCACGTTGTTGGCTCTCAATACGTCAGGACTCACCCTGATCCCGACCACGATCATCGGGATTCGGATGAAGCACGGGTCGGTCGACCCGACGGACATCATCGGTCCGACGATTCTGGCCACGTTTGTGGCCACCACACTGGCCGTTTTACTGGACCGGTATTACCGAAATCGGACGTTTGACGCACACGGACGTCTGAAGAAATGA
- a CDS encoding riboflavin synthase has translation MFTGIVEEVGSIVRMERAGQAMRLAVKCRKVLEGTRLGDSIAVNGVCLTVVELGDDVFAADVMPETMNKTDLGHLKTGSPVNLERAVAAGQRMGGHFVQGHVDGVGKVVERTPHENAVLFTIQVPKELTRYMVDKGSVAVSGISLTLVEVGADRFTVSIIPHTLEATILRFLEPGDPVNIEVDIIGKYLAKWANAGTCSSETADTLLVTGKSGGKE, from the coding sequence ATGTTTACGGGAATTGTGGAAGAAGTCGGTTCCATCGTGCGGATGGAACGTGCCGGCCAAGCGATGCGGCTGGCGGTGAAATGCCGGAAAGTGCTGGAAGGAACACGGCTCGGTGACAGCATCGCCGTCAACGGAGTCTGTCTCACCGTGGTGGAGCTCGGCGACGATGTGTTTGCCGCCGACGTGATGCCGGAGACCATGAACAAAACCGATTTGGGCCATCTGAAAACGGGATCTCCGGTCAATCTGGAGAGAGCGGTGGCAGCCGGGCAGCGGATGGGCGGACATTTCGTCCAGGGGCACGTGGACGGCGTGGGCAAGGTGGTGGAACGCACTCCTCACGAGAATGCCGTTCTGTTTACCATCCAGGTGCCGAAGGAGCTCACACGATACATGGTGGACAAAGGTTCCGTGGCTGTCAGCGGCATTTCGCTCACGCTGGTGGAAGTCGGAGCCGACCGGTTCACGGTGTCCATCATCCCCCATACGTTGGAGGCCACGATTCTCCGCTTTCTGGAACCGGGGGATCCGGTCAACATTGAAGTCGACATCATCGGCAAGTACCTTGCCAAGTGGGCAAACGCGGGCACATGTTCGTCGGAAACCGCGGACACACTGCTCGTGACGGGGAAATCCGGGGGAAAGGAGTGA
- a CDS encoding TetR/AcrR family transcriptional regulator has protein sequence MARKKVDMRELFDATGQLLLERGYGGFHFGALSERLGVGRSTIYEYFRSKEQLILAYMNDLMGKVLAECEKQGALPPLDRLRNWLSVFMRYSHIQRIFQSLPFLDPTESPEAEAFMRKLFQDHKKLYVMIEQTIEEAKDAGVIRKSVPTGLLTAMIFSSVYLPEVMGPGQSVSGEDFLDLLHRGFEPRGDGD, from the coding sequence ATGGCCAGAAAGAAAGTGGATATGCGGGAATTGTTTGATGCAACCGGCCAATTGCTCCTGGAGCGTGGATACGGGGGCTTTCATTTCGGTGCGCTTTCGGAACGGTTGGGGGTGGGGCGCAGCACGATTTACGAATACTTTCGTTCCAAGGAACAGTTGATTCTCGCTTACATGAACGATCTGATGGGAAAAGTGCTCGCCGAGTGTGAAAAACAGGGGGCATTGCCGCCGCTGGATCGTTTGCGGAACTGGTTGTCCGTATTCATGAGGTACTCTCACATCCAGCGGATCTTCCAGAGCCTGCCGTTTTTGGATCCGACCGAATCTCCGGAAGCCGAAGCTTTCATGCGAAAACTGTTTCAAGACCACAAAAAACTGTATGTCATGATCGAGCAAACCATTGAAGAAGCCAAAGATGCAGGCGTCATCCGGAAGAGTGTCCCGACCGGACTGCTCACCGCCATGATCTTTTCTTCGGTTTATCTTCCGGAAGTGATGGGACCCGGACAGTCGGTGTCCGGAGAGGATTTTCTCGATTTGCTGCACCGGGGATTTGAGCCTCGGGGCGATGGCGACTGA
- a CDS encoding DUF2953 domain-containing protein, producing the protein MNTFWLTAFGIIGGLILLILLISMTSVRIEFLLKREDGDDRGEVNIRALFGLIRYRVEFPSLVFKGWEEGLQIQENRAGGAGGRNVDNREEEFVIDKETMRAAKRSIQEMMDHFVHLRLTLRWFLSKVTCEKLVWFTRLGTGDAAEAGLLTGIAWGVKSTLVGILGSYIRWERPPELAIDPDFHRPALETRLQGIIRFKIGHAILVGKRLFATRKGRARIWQNIPFRA; encoded by the coding sequence TTGAACACATTCTGGCTCACGGCGTTCGGGATCATCGGCGGGTTGATTCTGCTCATCCTGCTGATCTCCATGACATCGGTTCGGATTGAATTCCTGCTCAAGCGGGAAGACGGGGATGATCGCGGGGAGGTGAACATTCGGGCGCTATTCGGTCTGATCCGCTACCGGGTGGAGTTCCCCTCGTTGGTCTTTAAAGGATGGGAAGAGGGATTGCAGATTCAGGAAAACAGAGCGGGGGGTGCCGGCGGGAGGAACGTCGACAACCGGGAGGAAGAATTCGTAATCGACAAAGAAACGATGCGGGCCGCCAAACGGTCAATCCAGGAGATGATGGATCATTTCGTCCATCTGCGGCTGACGCTCCGTTGGTTTTTGTCAAAGGTGACTTGTGAGAAACTGGTCTGGTTCACCCGGTTGGGAACGGGGGATGCCGCGGAGGCGGGATTGCTCACGGGAATCGCATGGGGTGTCAAGTCGACCCTTGTGGGAATCCTGGGCAGTTACATCCGTTGGGAACGACCGCCCGAGTTGGCGATCGATCCCGATTTTCACCGCCCGGCGTTGGAAACCCGCTTGCAGGGCATAATCCGCTTCAAAATCGGGCACGCTATCCTTGTCGGAAAGCGTCTGTTTGCCACGCGAAAAGGGAGGGCACGCATATGGCAGAACATCCCATTCAGGGCCTGA